In the Candidatus Electrothrix sp. GW3-4 genome, one interval contains:
- a CDS encoding prepilin peptidase has translation MELLLLLYSFIFGALIGSFLNVVILRLPDEEQSVVFPASHCPKCGTSLHWYENIPILSYIALRGKCRTCKTPISLQYPVVELCMGLLSLALYHRFGFSLILPFYFLFLAALLVIIFIDIHLQIIPDKISLPGILVGFACSFLNPLISWQQAGIGILLGGGILYAVAKGYALFTGRDGMGGGDIKLLAMIGAFLGYQCLLYVIFFSSLTGSVVGIAAMFWQKKGGQTRIPFGPFLSLGAMSWLFFQEDILAVWSWYISVLG, from the coding sequence ATGGAATTACTCCTCCTTCTCTACTCGTTTATCTTCGGGGCCCTTATCGGCTCCTTCCTCAATGTCGTCATCCTCAGGCTGCCTGACGAAGAGCAGTCAGTGGTTTTTCCAGCCTCCCATTGCCCCAAATGCGGCACCAGTCTCCACTGGTATGAGAACATCCCCATTCTCAGCTATATCGCCCTGCGGGGCAAATGCAGGACATGCAAGACTCCGATCTCATTACAGTACCCCGTGGTGGAACTCTGCATGGGGCTTCTTTCACTGGCCCTGTACCATCGCTTCGGGTTCTCTCTTATCCTGCCCTTTTATTTCCTCTTCCTTGCGGCCCTGCTGGTCATCATTTTCATCGACATTCACCTGCAAATCATTCCAGACAAGATAAGCCTGCCCGGTATCCTGGTCGGTTTTGCCTGCTCCTTCCTCAACCCCTTAATCAGCTGGCAACAGGCTGGCATCGGCATTCTCCTCGGAGGTGGAATTCTCTATGCGGTCGCCAAGGGATACGCCCTTTTCACAGGACGGGACGGCATGGGAGGCGGGGACATTAAGTTATTGGCCATGATCGGAGCCTTTCTTGGCTATCAATGTCTTCTCTACGTTATCTTCTTCAGTTCGCTCACCGGTTCGGTTGTGGGCATCGCAGCTATGTTTTGGCAGAAAAAGGGAGGGCAAACCCGGATACCCTTTGGCCCTTTTTTATCCTTAGGGGCTATGTCCTGGCTTTTTTTCCAGGAAGACATCCTCGCTGTCTGGTCCTGGTATATTTCTGTGTTGGGGTAG
- a CDS encoding dihydroorotate dehydrogenase electron transfer subunit → MSEFQQKCSILSRDRLAFDVFRLTLQAPGIAATACPGQFVMVRVSDGLDPLLRRPFSIHRCFADGRISLLFKVIGKGTELLARRCIGDQVDLVGPLGNGFVGNGVGNGFEFSDDRPVCLIGGGMGIAPLLFLAEQLHKSGRETEKDHVLLGARTQDELTPLADEFSNLGYPVQLATDDGSVGHKGFIPDLLDFILPTVEQVYTCGPHLMMKNVVRQCQQAEVPCQVSLETHMACGMGACLGCTVNGKKGLVHVCKQGPVFDADQLEWSLE, encoded by the coding sequence ATGTCTGAATTCCAGCAAAAATGCAGTATTCTCAGCCGAGACCGTTTGGCGTTTGATGTTTTTCGTCTGACGCTGCAAGCTCCGGGCATCGCTGCCACTGCCTGCCCTGGTCAGTTTGTTATGGTCCGGGTCTCTGATGGTCTTGATCCTCTGCTTCGTCGCCCTTTTTCCATCCACCGCTGTTTTGCAGATGGCAGGATCTCTTTGCTCTTCAAGGTGATCGGTAAGGGAACCGAGCTGTTGGCCCGCCGTTGTATCGGTGATCAGGTTGATCTGGTTGGCCCTTTAGGTAATGGCTTTGTAGGTAATGGCGTTGGCAACGGTTTTGAGTTTTCTGATGATCGACCGGTCTGTCTGATCGGTGGCGGGATGGGGATTGCCCCGTTGCTTTTTCTGGCCGAGCAGTTGCATAAGAGCGGGCGAGAGACGGAAAAAGACCATGTCCTGCTCGGTGCCCGTACTCAGGATGAATTGACGCCTCTGGCCGATGAGTTCTCCAACTTAGGCTATCCCGTGCAACTGGCAACCGATGACGGCAGTGTCGGCCATAAGGGCTTTATCCCGGATCTTCTCGATTTTATCCTGCCGACAGTGGAGCAGGTCTACACCTGTGGTCCGCACCTGATGATGAAAAATGTTGTTCGTCAATGTCAGCAGGCCGAGGTGCCCTGTCAGGTTTCCCTGGAAACCCATATGGCCTGTGGTATGGGGGCCTGTCTCGGTTGTACAGTGAATGGAAAGAAGGGGTTGGTTCATGTCTGTAAACAGGGACCTGTCTTTGATGCGGATCAACTGGAATGGAGTCTGGAATGA
- a CDS encoding dihydroorotate dehydrogenase, whose translation MKELRMESAGNTGRGSTPDLGVQIGPLVLRNPVMTASGTFGYAREFENLVDLAQLGAIIVKGISLHPKPGNPPPRIVETACGMLNAIGLENVGVDRFISGKMPYLYKLSSPVVVNILGDSVEEYSEIARRLDRVEGVAALEVNISCPNVKKGGVAFGTVPEMAARVTEAVRGGSRLPLIVKLSPNVTDIVLMARAVADAGADAVSLINTLIGMAIDPISRSPRLANVIGGLSGPAIKPVALRMVWQVAQAISLPVIGIGGITTANDALEFLLAGASAVQVGTANFYDPSAAGNIVQGITAYLQEQGEDRLVDIVGTLQTGID comes from the coding sequence ATGAAAGAATTGCGCATGGAATCCGCTGGAAATACAGGAAGGGGCAGCACGCCTGATCTGGGAGTGCAGATCGGTCCTCTGGTCCTGCGTAATCCGGTCATGACCGCCTCAGGTACCTTTGGCTATGCCCGGGAATTTGAGAATCTGGTTGATCTTGCTCAGCTCGGCGCTATCATTGTTAAGGGAATATCTCTGCACCCTAAACCAGGGAATCCACCGCCCAGAATCGTTGAGACGGCCTGCGGTATGCTCAATGCCATTGGCCTGGAAAATGTCGGGGTGGATCGTTTTATCTCTGGGAAGATGCCTTATCTGTACAAGCTCTCTAGCCCGGTTGTGGTTAATATCCTTGGTGATTCGGTGGAGGAGTACAGTGAGATTGCCCGCAGGCTGGACAGGGTGGAAGGGGTTGCTGCCCTGGAGGTGAATATCTCCTGTCCGAATGTGAAAAAAGGTGGGGTGGCCTTTGGCACGGTGCCGGAAATGGCAGCCCGGGTGACCGAGGCGGTGCGGGGGGGCTCCAGGCTGCCTTTGATCGTCAAGCTCTCGCCCAATGTCACAGATATTGTCCTGATGGCCCGGGCGGTCGCTGATGCTGGCGCTGATGCGGTCTCCCTGATCAACACCCTGATCGGCATGGCCATTGATCCCATCAGCCGCAGCCCGAGGTTGGCCAATGTGATCGGTGGTCTCTCCGGTCCTGCGATTAAGCCGGTGGCCCTGCGCATGGTCTGGCAGGTTGCCCAGGCGATTTCCCTGCCAGTGATCGGGATTGGTGGAATCACCACGGCCAATGATGCCCTGGAATTTCTCTTGGCCGGGGCCAGTGCGGTCCAGGTGGGCACGGCGAATTTTTATGATCCCTCGGCAGCGGGCAATATCGTGCAGGGGATAACCGCGTATCTGCAAGAGCAGGGAGAAGATCGTCTAGTTGATATCGTCGGGACCTTGCAGACAGGAATAGATTAA
- the aroD gene encoding type I 3-dehydroquinate dehydratase — protein sequence MERGKICVSLAGVDVAALVEQAHQVAGRADVIEVRLDSMQHPDGAGCCAALDGPLLFTNRASWEGGAFAGSEEQRIEPLLEAVRQHVAYVDWELRADQTLRNRLLAAMADRPTRMVLSWHNFTDTPPQAELEAVLAQMMESGAHIGQAGKIVGKIVTTAHNPEDALRVLRLQGQAQAAGFPLSCFCMGAPGRITRLATLYLGGYMTYACLNEVQTTAPGQLSLDRLHKLTALLA from the coding sequence ATGGAACGAGGAAAGATCTGCGTTTCCCTGGCCGGGGTTGATGTGGCTGCCCTGGTTGAACAGGCCCATCAGGTAGCTGGCCGGGCCGATGTCATTGAGGTACGTCTGGACAGTATGCAGCATCCTGATGGAGCAGGCTGCTGTGCTGCCCTGGATGGGCCCCTGCTCTTCACCAACCGGGCGAGCTGGGAGGGTGGAGCCTTTGCTGGCTCAGAGGAGCAGCGGATAGAGCCGCTGTTAGAGGCTGTCCGGCAGCACGTCGCCTATGTGGATTGGGAACTGCGAGCAGACCAGACGCTCCGAAATCGCCTGCTGGCGGCCATGGCAGACCGTCCGACCCGGATGGTCCTGTCCTGGCATAATTTTACGGATACCCCGCCGCAGGCAGAGCTGGAAGCGGTGCTGGCGCAAATGATGGAGAGCGGGGCTCATATTGGACAGGCTGGCAAGATCGTCGGTAAGATCGTGACCACGGCCCATAACCCGGAAGATGCCCTGCGGGTCCTCCGGCTCCAGGGACAGGCCCAGGCAGCGGGCTTCCCCCTGAGCTGTTTCTGTATGGGGGCGCCGGGACGTATCACCCGGCTGGCCACCCTCTATCTTGGTGGCTATATGACCTATGCCTGTTTGAATGAGGTCCAGACAACGGCCCCTGGCCAGCTGTCGCTTGATCGGTTGCATAAACTTACAGCGCTTCTTGCCTGA
- a CDS encoding shikimate dehydrogenase yields the protein MSIDGKTELYGIIGNPVRHSLSPAMHNAGFATLGMNWVYVPMEVQDIEQGMAGLRALGFRGVSVTVPHKEAVIPLLDEIDPVAEKIGAVNTLVFHREKDGRVILRGLNTDWLGANTALAEKINLQQSRVLVIGAGGSAKAVGFGLVEAGAEVMIANRTAASGQALADWLGCVFVPLDQVASVAADVLINTTSVGMEPDNEGIVVPPSLLPGFSVVMDIVYAPLETRLLREARSAGCQTIDGLAMLLYQGAAQFKIWTGGRPPQLIMRSALEEELRRRAVA from the coding sequence ATGTCTATTGATGGAAAAACAGAGCTATACGGAATAATTGGTAACCCTGTCCGCCATTCCCTGAGCCCGGCCATGCATAATGCTGGCTTTGCCACCCTGGGGATGAACTGGGTCTATGTGCCCATGGAGGTACAGGATATTGAGCAGGGGATGGCGGGCCTGCGGGCCCTGGGCTTTCGGGGGGTCAGTGTCACCGTGCCCCATAAGGAGGCCGTCATTCCCTTGCTTGATGAGATTGATCCGGTAGCGGAAAAGATCGGGGCGGTCAATACCCTGGTCTTTCATAGAGAAAAAGATGGTCGGGTGATCCTGCGCGGCCTGAATACCGATTGGTTAGGGGCCAATACCGCCTTGGCGGAAAAGATCAACTTGCAGCAGAGTCGGGTGTTGGTGATCGGCGCAGGTGGTTCTGCCAAAGCCGTGGGCTTTGGCCTGGTGGAGGCCGGGGCCGAGGTGATGATCGCCAACAGGACCGCAGCGAGCGGCCAGGCTCTGGCTGATTGGCTGGGTTGTGTTTTTGTTCCCCTGGACCAGGTCGCCAGCGTTGCCGCAGATGTGCTGATCAACACCACCTCAGTGGGGATGGAGCCGGATAATGAGGGGATTGTGGTGCCTCCCTCGCTGTTACCGGGCTTCTCTGTGGTCATGGATATCGTCTATGCCCCTCTGGAGACCCGCCTGCTTCGCGAGGCCCGGTCCGCAGGCTGTCAGACCATTGATGGGCTGGCCATGCTGCTCTATCAGGGGGCGGCCCAGTTTAAGATCTGGACAGGGGGGAGGCCGCCCCAGCTTATCATGCGTTCGGCCCTGGAAGAGGAATTGCGCCGCCGGGCCGTTGCCTGA
- the aroA gene encoding 3-phosphoshikimate 1-carboxyvinyltransferase, giving the protein MREITPVATLDAIVEVPGSKSLTQRALIAAALAEGKSTLLGPLASEDTAYTMKALRQMGIAVDDSDPAAWLVQGSGGRIQAPEEDIFLGNNGTATRFLTSVAALGKGRFRITGGERMAERPIEPLIQALRGWQVQIQSEAANGCPPLSIDADGLAGGKTVLPEGKSSQYLSSLLLVAPYAAAPAELQVEGEVFSQPYVKMTLAVMADFGVWGEVAPRMNHFCIPKGCYQGTEYRIEGDASGASYFWAAAAVTGGKVTVANVPVPSLQGDAQLVPLLERMGCAVERCQGGITVQGPQQLQGIEVDMGDMPDVAPTLAVVAAFAEGTTVIHNIAHLRIKECDRLAVMVSELRKMGADVEEELDRMIIHGQAGGGNLHGAEIATYEDHRIAMCFAVAGLRVAGVRIHGEECVAKSFPDFWERFEGMLK; this is encoded by the coding sequence ATGAGAGAAATAACTCCGGTTGCTACCTTAGATGCTATTGTCGAAGTGCCTGGTTCAAAAAGCCTGACCCAGCGGGCCCTGATCGCGGCTGCTCTGGCAGAGGGCAAATCCACCCTGCTCGGGCCGCTGGCCAGTGAAGATACGGCCTACACCATGAAGGCCCTGCGCCAGATGGGAATAGCCGTGGATGACAGCGATCCCGCAGCCTGGCTGGTGCAAGGTTCCGGGGGCAGGATTCAGGCACCGGAGGAGGATATCTTTCTTGGCAATAACGGCACCGCCACCCGCTTTCTCACCTCGGTGGCGGCCCTGGGTAAGGGCCGGTTTCGCATCACCGGTGGCGAGCGCATGGCCGAGCGGCCCATTGAACCCCTGATCCAGGCCTTACGGGGCTGGCAGGTCCAGATCCAGAGTGAGGCCGCCAACGGCTGTCCTCCCCTGTCCATCGATGCGGACGGGCTTGCCGGGGGCAAAACGGTCCTGCCGGAAGGGAAGTCCAGTCAGTACCTCTCCTCTCTGCTGCTGGTTGCCCCCTATGCAGCAGCGCCCGCTGAGTTACAGGTGGAAGGCGAGGTCTTTTCTCAACCCTATGTCAAGATGACCCTGGCGGTGATGGCGGATTTTGGGGTCTGGGGCGAGGTTGCTCCCCGCATGAATCATTTTTGCATTCCCAAAGGATGCTATCAGGGCACGGAGTATCGTATTGAGGGCGATGCCTCGGGCGCCTCCTATTTCTGGGCCGCTGCTGCGGTGACCGGGGGCAAGGTCACGGTGGCCAATGTGCCGGTGCCGTCCTTGCAGGGGGATGCCCAGCTTGTGCCCTTGTTGGAACGGATGGGCTGTGCCGTGGAGCGTTGCCAGGGGGGGATCACGGTGCAGGGGCCGCAACAGTTGCAGGGGATTGAGGTGGACATGGGGGATATGCCGGATGTGGCCCCGACCCTGGCGGTGGTGGCGGCCTTTGCCGAGGGAACCACGGTGATTCATAATATCGCCCATCTGCGCATCAAGGAGTGTGATCGCCTGGCGGTTATGGTGAGCGAGCTGCGCAAGATGGGGGCGGATGTGGAAGAGGAGCTGGATCGGATGATCATCCATGGCCAGGCTGGGGGGGGCAATCTGCACGGGGCAGAGATTGCGACCTATGAGGATCATCGCATTGCCATGTGCTTTGCCGTGGCTGGCCTGCGGGTGGCCGGGGTGCGGATCCATGGTGAGGAATGTGTGGCCAAGTCCTTTCCTGATTTTTGGGAGCGCTTTGAGGGGATGCTGAAGTAG
- the trxA gene encoding thioredoxin, protein MASEQVLAVNDSDFETTVEKNELPCLVDFWAPWCGPCKAIGPVIDELAEEYAGKVQIVKMNVDESPATPGKFGIKAIPTLILFKNGEAIDRITGAVGKAQLKELISKAL, encoded by the coding sequence ATGGCAAGCGAACAGGTTCTCGCTGTGAATGACAGTGATTTTGAGACCACCGTGGAAAAAAATGAACTGCCCTGCTTGGTGGATTTCTGGGCCCCTTGGTGTGGTCCCTGCAAGGCGATCGGTCCGGTGATTGACGAACTGGCAGAAGAGTATGCTGGTAAGGTACAGATCGTCAAGATGAATGTGGATGAAAGCCCGGCGACTCCAGGAAAATTCGGGATCAAGGCCATCCCCACCCTAATCCTCTTTAAGAACGGAGAGGCGATTGATCGCATCACCGGTGCCGTGGGCAAGGCCCAGCTCAAGGAGCTGATCAGCAAGGCCTTATAG
- the trxB gene encoding thioredoxin-disulfide reductase: MKKTDYQLIIVGGGPAGLTAGMYASRGRLDTVLIEKGATGGQVLLTDWVDNYPGFYDGITGFELMDKMTAHVDRFGLEKKFANVTAMDLQGEQKKILLESGEELTTQTVIISTGAKPSKLGIPGEEELLGKGVSYCATCDGPFYRDQEIAVVGGGNTAIQEALHLTKFAAKVTVIHRRDALRATAILQEKAFAEEKIEFIWDAQVSEIVGDEASVTALNIQHNDGATSTLPVTGIFVLIGVVPNNEMLPLDQLEIDEGGFVVTDQEMCTKLPGVYAAGDIRSKKFLQIINAAGEGATAELSAEHYLSNLAG, encoded by the coding sequence ATGAAGAAGACAGATTATCAACTGATCATTGTTGGTGGCGGACCAGCTGGCCTGACCGCAGGTATGTACGCGTCCCGGGGGCGCCTGGATACCGTACTGATTGAAAAAGGGGCCACTGGTGGTCAGGTACTGTTGACCGATTGGGTGGATAATTATCCTGGTTTTTACGATGGCATTACCGGCTTTGAGTTGATGGATAAGATGACAGCTCATGTTGACCGTTTTGGTCTGGAGAAGAAATTCGCCAACGTGACGGCTATGGATCTTCAGGGTGAGCAGAAGAAGATCCTCCTGGAATCAGGGGAAGAACTCACGACCCAAACCGTTATTATCAGCACCGGCGCCAAGCCGAGTAAGCTGGGGATCCCCGGAGAAGAAGAGTTGCTGGGAAAGGGTGTTTCCTACTGTGCCACCTGTGACGGCCCCTTTTATCGGGATCAGGAGATCGCCGTGGTGGGTGGTGGTAATACCGCGATCCAGGAGGCCCTCCATCTCACCAAATTTGCCGCCAAGGTCACAGTGATCCATCGTCGCGACGCCTTGCGGGCCACCGCCATCCTCCAGGAAAAGGCCTTTGCCGAGGAAAAAATCGAATTTATCTGGGATGCCCAGGTCAGCGAGATTGTTGGCGATGAGGCAAGTGTCACCGCATTGAATATTCAGCATAATGACGGAGCGACTTCCACCTTGCCGGTGACAGGTATTTTTGTTCTGATCGGTGTGGTTCCGAATAACGAAATGCTGCCTCTGGATCAGCTGGAGATTGATGAGGGTGGTTTTGTTGTCACCGACCAAGAGATGTGTACCAAACTGCCTGGTGTCTATGCTGCCGGTGATATCCGCAGTAAGAAATTCCTCCAGATTATCAATGCCGCTGGTGAAGGAGCGACCGCCGAGCTCTCTGCTGAGCATTATCTCAGCAACCTGGCAGGATAA